A window from Melitaea cinxia chromosome 5, ilMelCinx1.1, whole genome shotgun sequence encodes these proteins:
- the LOC123653959 gene encoding zinc carboxypeptidase-like: protein MKTQLFLFFLLFLIDFSVALNSKYKNYINYKYYDIKSDENTLENLVKVLKEKDNTLIYANEKTSAQLIVAPELESVFLELTRKAKINTTLLYNDISEVIRSEKPVDIRKNRKGFSWDAYYDVDDIYNYLSNVSETYPQWTEIIVGGKSYEGRQIKGIRINTPTEDGVEKPVFFIEAGIHAREWIAPATTTYFINQLLTSSNGNITRLRDQFDWRIFPTVNPDGYHYSYVFDRYWRKTRSISHNGCIGADPNRNWDYNWGQHSASTNPCDYQLYAGSRPFSEIETRTLSSYISGIDNLLFYVGFHSYASLLLIPYSDSTVHVHNYDDLVAVGKTSLDYGENRERYKGPATAAEALYKASGGSMDWVRYTFNTPFVYTYELRGSSFHWPAKKIPEQGDEVTQMILGLADGAKNLGYY, encoded by the exons ATGAAAacgcaattatttttgttttttctattatttcttATAGACTTTTCTGTGGCcttaaattcaaaatacaaaaattatattaattataaatattacgataTTAAATCCGATGAAAATACTTTGGAAAATTTGGTAAAAGTGCTTAAAGAGAAAGAT aaCACCCTTATTTATGCAAACGAGAAAACATCAGCTCAACTGATAGTAGCACCAGAATTAGAATCAGTTTTTCTAGAACTTACTAGAAAAGCTAAAATCAATACAACTCTTCTCTACAACGATATATCAGA agTTATTCGTTCTGAGAAACCAGTAGACATAAGAAAAAACAGAAAAGGATTTTCGTGGGATGCTTATTATGATGTAGATGAC atatataattatttatctaacgTCAGTGAAACCTACCCGCAATGGACAGAGATAATAGTGGGTGGTAAGAGTTACGAAGGACGTCAGATAAAAGGCATTCGTATCAACACCCCTACTGAAGATGGCGTGGAAAAACCGGTGTTTTTCATCGAAGCAG GTATACACGCTCGGGAATGGATCGCACCCGCCACGACGACGTACTTCATCAATCAATTGCTCACGAGCTCGAACGGTAATATAACAAGATTGAGGGATCAGTTCGACTGGAGAATCTTCCCTACTGTTAATCCTGATGGATACCATTACAGTTATGTattt gACCGATATTGGAGAAAAACTCGTTCTATATCGCACAACGGCTGTATAGGGGCTGACCCAAATAGGAACTGGGATTATAATTGGGGAC AACATTCAGCTTCGACCAACCCATGTGATTACCAACTCTACGCTGGCTCTCGTCCGTTTTCCGAGATTGAAACAAGAACGTTATCGTCCTACATATCTGGAATAGATAATCTATTGTTTTACGTAGGCTTTCATTCCTACGCATCCCTATTGTTGATTCCTTATTCTGATTCTACTGTGCACGTTCACAATTACGATGACCTA gttgcAGTAGGTAAGACTTCATTGGATTACGGAGAAAATAGAGAAAGGTACAAGGGACCAGCAACTGCTGCGGAAGCTCTAT ACAAAGCTTCAGGTGGAAGTATGGACTGGGTACGTTATACCTTCAATACGCCATTTGTGTACACATATGAGCTGCGAGGATCGTCATTCCACTGGCCGGCGAAGAAGATTCCAGAACAGGGAGATGAAGTTACTCAGATGATACTCGGTCTTGCAGATGGCGCCAAAAACCTgggatattattaa
- the LOC123653721 gene encoding integrin alpha-4-like produces the protein MFGATLCSANLGDVALLVGAPAYADSDYTYDIGAVYIYKAQSGSDSNEMTLKRKIKGKSNGGYFGNAIISLGDMDGDFKDEIAIAAPYDDGGRGAVYIYTGEGLLQGKVSQKIQPEGLTNFGQGLTVVEDFDKNGVNDLAVSSIDNSSVILLRSIAVITVNLYTKFPNLQDNKNKTYFEFQTCLNVQYPEKLNDIKTDVIITIVTTDSISKLVDADEKGVLTYEVSLRDKNESYCKNIGVSSILTPAKEYNLIIAYKISATLKDNPLEMDDFDISRVILSERSVLSVRGDESITDCGDGICVPIWKHSMNSSIS, from the exons ATGTTTGGTGCTACGTTGTGCTCTGCAAACTTAGGCGATGTAGCGCTTCTCGTCGGTGCTCCAGCGTATGCTGACAGTGATTACACGTACGACATTGGcgctgtatatatatacaaggcTCAATCGGGATCTGATTCAAAC GAAATGACATTAAAGAGAAAGATAAAAGGCAAGTCGAATGGTGGATATTTTGGCAATGCTATAATAAGCCTCGGTGACATGGACGGTGATTTTAAAGACG aaatagcAATAGCAGCACCATACGATGATGGTGGAAGAGGTGCAGTATACATTTACACTGGCGAAGGTCTTCTGCAAGGAAAAGTGTCACAAAAGATCCAACCTGAAGGGCTGACTAATTTTGGACAGGGCTTAACAGTGGTAGAAGACTTTGACAAAAATGGGGTCAATG atttgGCTGTGTCTTCAATTGACAACAGCAGCGTCATCTTACTTAGAAGTATAGCAGTAATAACAGTCAATTTGTACACAAAGTTCCCAAATCTACAA gataataaaaataaaacatactttGAATTTCAAACCTGTCTCAATGTTCAGTATCCTGAGAAACTCAATGATATCAAGACTG atgTTATAATAACAATTGTCACAACAGACTCTATTTCAAAATTAGTCGACGCTGATGAAAAGGGCGTATTAACATATGAAGTATCATTAAGGGACAAAAATGAGTCATATTGCAAAAATATTGGAGTGTCGAGCATACTTACACCT gcAAAAGAATACAATCTTATTATAGCGTACAAGATATCAGCTACTTTAAAAGACAACCCTTTGGAAATGGATGATTTTGACATTTCAAGAGTAATTTTGAGTGAGCGCAGTGTTTTAAGCGTAAGGGGCGATGAGTCGATAACCGATTGTGGAGATGGAATATGTGTACCAATATGGAAGCATAGTATGAATTCGTCTATATCGTAA